In one Deltaproteobacteria bacterium genomic region, the following are encoded:
- a CDS encoding rhomboid family intramembrane serine protease — protein sequence MVDQDSIEESPVLPAVAQPSGLRYLFGTWSGRLLLVNFAFFGLICWLSGSIFFPDMDTLLRLGAKDPVLLAEGQYWRLLTPMFLHVGIVHFGFNSYFLYIVGYQIERLLGAQWFMLVYLLAGLGGNIASAAFSVNMSAGASSALFGLLGAGFLLERTVGSRIKQLTGRRPKNRAYAMTLVINLGLGLLIPFIDNSAHLGGLITGCLLTAAMINLRPNSLHKLNRVTGSLLVLTILALFAIGAQMATSVTLIHRRLVSAAETASTEGDKIYRYSQAITLEPSDWESRLKRARLYINQGAMNYAFGDLRAVLGLGQQYQDAIKAFAAELDQSGYTNQAWEVRQMLSHADVN from the coding sequence CAGTGGCACAGCCTTCAGGTCTCAGATATCTATTTGGAACTTGGTCTGGGCGACTTTTACTGGTCAATTTCGCCTTTTTCGGACTGATCTGTTGGCTAAGTGGCAGCATATTTTTCCCTGATATGGACACTTTGCTACGGTTAGGGGCTAAAGATCCGGTCCTCCTGGCCGAGGGCCAGTACTGGCGACTGCTAACCCCCATGTTCCTTCATGTCGGAATAGTACATTTCGGTTTCAATAGTTACTTTTTATATATCGTCGGTTATCAGATCGAGCGTTTGCTAGGTGCTCAGTGGTTCATGCTGGTTTATCTCCTGGCTGGTCTCGGGGGCAATATTGCCAGCGCGGCTTTCAGTGTCAATATGAGTGCAGGCGCCTCTAGCGCCCTGTTTGGCCTTCTTGGTGCAGGATTCCTGCTAGAGAGAACCGTTGGCTCGCGCATCAAACAACTAACTGGACGCCGACCCAAAAATCGGGCCTACGCTATGACCCTCGTCATAAACCTCGGCCTAGGGCTACTTATCCCGTTCATAGATAATTCCGCACATTTAGGTGGTCTGATTACTGGATGTCTACTGACCGCAGCGATGATCAACCTGAGGCCAAATTCGCTACACAAATTAAATCGGGTGACGGGTTCTCTACTAGTGCTGACAATTTTAGCCCTATTCGCGATTGGCGCTCAGATGGCAACCAGCGTAACTCTCATCCATCGTCGCCTTGTTTCTGCAGCGGAAACAGCATCTACTGAGGGTGATAAAATATACCGCTACAGCCAGGCCATCACCTTGGAGCCCTCCGATTGGGAGTCTCGATTGAAAAGGGCACGTCTTTATATAAACCAGGGTGCGATGAATTATGCCTTCGGTGATTTACGCGCCGTCTTAGGTCTGGGGCAGCAGTATCAGGATGCTATTAAGGCTTTTGCCGCCGAATTGGATCAAAGCGGCTATACGAATCAGGCGTGGGAGGTTAGGCAAATGCTTTCCCATGCTGATGTAAACTAA